The genomic interval tgtttggCTGCTTATTCTTGATTTCCAGTAATAAGTAAACAGTTGAAATTGTCATGATGCCAAATGCCAACTGCTAAACAACAAATCTGACCACTTAGATCACCTCTGTACTGAAGTAGAACTGGTCAggtttcagaattcagacttGCAGTTTCAACTATTGCAGCGGTTCCGTTTTGTGACTTTTGTCATGTATCATACGTAACGTTGCAAAGTAAGCGACTTTTTCTCCGTGGagaaaaaaaccagaaaaaaaatagtaaaacgTGGAGTGATTCGTCGGTTTgaactaatttattattacgCGCGTGATCAACGGAGTTGTTGGGGGTGCAGTTTGTTGGAGTTGAGTGAATCTGGTTTGGTGCAGTGGTGATATTTACCTCTGAACAATGTCTAGCAGGCTAAGCAAGCACTATGCTATTGCATTTGCTTTGGATATGATATCCTTTCTTTGTCAAGTGGATCCTGCAATTGCAGCAAAACGTTCTTTTTAACACAATTATGTAGCAATCTTATTTTGCCTTTTCATTTCTGAATTGTCCATAGGACTTCAAAGCGAAGCTATCAGATTTTGGGCTAGCCAAGGACGGGCCAGAGGACGACGAGACGCACGTCTCGACAAGGGTTATGGGCACACAGGGCTATGCTGCACCAGAGTACATCATGACCGGTATACATAAGCgaaatttcaaatattataCTATCTccgattaaaaatatttatcgtttaggacaagatttgatcaaacttataaaattctgataaataattttgtgttaaaataaatttataaaaccaaaTATGTTTAAGATATTATGAGAGTACTTTTCGAATATAATCTACgcatatcatttgttttgtatttaaaataaacaattaagaaataattgcTTGTTGAAATATtagaagtttgaccaaatcgTGTTCTAACGACAAATATTTTGGCTGGATGGAgtacttatttttagttgatttgaagttttttatgtaatttatttcacaatatttgtttttgagatgcgaatacacatatatatacatctataattcataaagatttttttaaaattattattaagatGGTTTGCTTATAACAAACACTCCAAACTATAAAAGGTAGCAGTAATTTAAGACGAAGTTAGTACCAGGCTACCAGCCAAACGATGAGGCTAATGATGCAGCAAAAAAAAGTGCAAACTTTTACAGACTGATCTGTCTGATCAAGATCAGATTcattatgtatttttgttgAAATTCTTTTTAAGGCCATCTGACGGCGAAGAGCGACGTGTACGGCTTCGGCGTGGTGCTGCTAGAGCTGCTGACGGGGAGGAAGTCGGTGGACAAGAACCGGCCGCCGCGGGAGCAGAACCTGGTGGAGTGGGCGCGGCCGTACCTGActgacgcgcggcggctggacCGCGTCATGGACCGCAACCTCGCCGGCCAGTACCCGACCAGGGCGGCGCAGAAGGCCGCCGCGCTGGCGCACCGCTGCGTCAGCCTCAACCCCAAGTCCCGCCCGCACAtgtccgccgtcgtcgacgcgcTCGAGCCGCTCCTCGCcctcgacgacgacctccTCGTCGGGACCTTCGTCTACGtcgcgccgcccgacgtcgacggcgacagtggcagcggcagcggcagcaggagGCGAGCCAGCCGGAGGCGGTCCGAAGAAGCCCCGGCGGCGGATcagccggcggccgcggccgcggccgccgtcgtgcaGCGTGAGTGACATGGTTTTTGTTCGCTAGCTTTGCCCTGTACTGATCAAGCGATGCCGGATTGCCGGTAAATTTAACCCGGATATCAGTGGAGTTGGCTCGAACTGGTCGGTAAAACGGTTGTTGAATTGAATCAGGTCGTTGTTGCGTTAGGCTTTGGATAGGATTAGGGCGTGTAAATAGgagtaattatatataatcagATCGTATGATGATCAATGGAGCATGCAAAACAGTTTGACAAAATATGGATATGGTTCATCACTTTCATGCTGTACGTGAGTGTATgatttgtatgttttttaCGGTTTGGTGTAGGTTCtcctgtgtgtgtgtgctgtACTTGAATTTTGAGAAGCTGCAAGGATTTTGTAATGGTAGTGTTGGCGGTCTACGGTATCTTTACCTAAACGGATCTGCTAAATCTCTGTCACGGTGGTGACTGGTGAGGCCAACGACCCACAGcgtcttatttttaaaatataattatttctataattcaaattttatagcataatataagtatatatgcaTTGATTTCCAtggttttaattattttgatggTTTCAGAGTCAATCAAATGTTTAGAAAGagaatataatcaatttaaaaattaaccaccGAAATAATAATTGAAAGAGAATCTTTTGGTATCTCGTTACTCCATGCTAAATAACCTACAAATGTCTGTATTTTGTAACAGAGTCAGTAATTGATACTACAAACATCCACCACTGGGACACATCACTTTCTCCGttatagtttaattacaaggcacttttacttatttttaagatgGTATCAggaattaccatattttttaaaagataaggGTAATTTCACCATCCTTAACTttatgtatcaaaatttatatttaaaattttggtaccacAAGATACAAAGTAAttagagatatcaaaattatcAACAGAATCTCAATTTTTCTTTATACgtttaaaattacaaatataactagtatataattaacatGGACTACCTCCCTTCCGTAATAAGTACAGCTCTGGGGCTCAACCTATTATGGGACTGGGGTAATAAGCCTtatgtaaatgaaaaaaaatatcgatAGTTCAGTACTAGTTACATTAAAATTACATTATTACAATATAATTATACTCGTCTTTACGATACACGCACGCATCATTACACATGTGCACACCCGGGACACATCATTACACAGCTCAAAAATTATGGGCCGGAATATGGGCCTAAGCCTACGAACATTGGGCCAGACTATACTGTAAACCTTGTTggaacaaatttaaatgaatCTAGCAGAAAACTTGTGTGTTTCAAGATGAGGCACACCAATGCACAGTACATATTTCTACAAACAGAAGTGTTCGTCTAACCTGAAGGACGGCGaattaaattatacatattatttgtGTCCAATAGAGTAAACTTCTCACCAATAACCAATTTACAGTCTTTACAACATATTATCTGCTGCTAGTGTATGAAAAAAAGTGGGGAAAAGACATCAAACAGTTCAACTAATATTGAACCAACGCAGTTGATACAAATTGCTATTAGTACAAAGCTTACGGAGTGACCGCTATTAACACCTTGTGGATTCTCCATGAATGTTGTCAAGAATGGCAATTACACCAACCACAAATGCCTGGTCATAACCTGGCTGCACCACCACATGGTAGAAGTCCTTACCAACCAGCATCCCTTTCACTCCAATCTATTggatataaaacacatgaaatACTTCTATCTAAACATTTTGGAACATTTCTGTTCAAGTTCAATTCATTTTCAACTCCATTAGTTATCATGTATCTTCAGAATTTTACCTGTGCCACGACATGGCCTGCTCGGCTCCTGACGGCGCAAGCTCTCTGAGAAAATGAACCGGTCACCTCATAATCCCAGTGCCTCTTTCTTCCCTTTGGTTCAACAGTGACCCTGACATCGCCGTTCATGCAGAGTAACGGCTTAGGATCTTGCAAGCTGAAAATCAGCTTGCTTGGCTCGCCATAATCCATGAGATATCCCTTCCACCAATTGTTAATGCTCAATGCTTGAACAATGCCTCCCTGAAAAAAACCAAGCCAGATCGAACATTCAGAAAATGAAAACAGCTTAAAGATGTCACATGCCATGCAACATTCATCCTTgtattttcgcttctacttatgcttataggtCTAAATTTACAGTTGATTTCGAGGGTTTTTTTAAAGACCGCTGAGAACgtgtttataaaagttttattcataaattattttctgtttgcaaatacgctgtttcgtttttttttccaccaaACAACCAAAAGACGACCACCATTGTATTCTGAATATATCATGGGATCAACTcgattgaaaatttgaaatgtTTCACCTTCTTGTGGATGAAGAGGATGGCAGTGCCATCACCGTCCCTGACGATGAGCTGCCCGCTGGCCCCGATGATCCCGCAGCCATCCACGCTGAAGACGACCCTCTGATCACGGTCGGTGACGACgaacccgccgccgctcaccgtGGGAGGGCGCCGCCGCACCATCAGCACGGCCTGCGAGTTGCTGCAGAAGATCTTGCTAACGATCGGCGTCAGAGCTGTGTACGCACCCATCAGATAGCTCCTTCTCAGCTCTCTGTTGAGCTACGGATAATTAATTGTGATCAACGATGGCCTCTTTTTCCCAATTAATGCAGCATTATGTTAGGTTGGCAACGAATAAATAGGGCCATTTGGGTGTACGTGTGTCGAATGATCATCTGTGCACGGATGCACACCTGCCTAACCTATTGTGAATTTGTAAGCCAAGCGATTTGGATGAAGTTGCAGAGCTGAAGAAGCAACGTTGGGGATTTGCTTGTGGAGAAGtttggacaaaaaaaatggacaGAAGCTCCTAAAAGAATCTTTGAATTCACTTGCTTTGGGCCACCGAACTTCTTTATCATGACCTGCTACGAGTTTACATTCAGTTCGTGAAGGTTTACGCCTAATAACGGCCTTACGGGCCTAATTATGCTCCAGTCCGGTTGCTTCGATGAACGCCATACGGCAGCGATAAGTAGGCAATTGGACAGGTTCATGAGATGAACCGAAGCTTGTCCTTGTCACAAGAGGTAGACTAGTAGCTAATCATTCACTGCTTATCTGAATATCCATATTCTAATCCTAATTTCCATCTTCCAGCTTCAAACGAAAACATAAATCTTCAACACTAAGCAAACTCTCGTATCACGGTCAGCTAAGCATACTCTCATGTTGCAAGCATTAGGCCATCAtcaagtttgaattttttttattgaaaaataacaataaaaaattgttttaaaaaattgcaaaagtaGACTCCCCATATATATCGCCCGCTAGCTGAGCGTTGGggtttagtttatatttttcaaacaaaacaatatttttttaaaattttaataaaagtatatttaaaaaattcatcaagtTTTGCAAGCTCATGGGCCATGGCTCCAGCTCCCATGGCCTGAACTGACTGGATGCACTTGTACGAGGTGGTGGGCTACTGTCTACTGCGTTGCTGGGCTTGTCATGTGGCCCAGTAAACAGTTTCAGTGCAGCTGAGGCTTCACCTTTCCGACGACAACCGGTTGAACCGTGAAAATTTGAAGCTTTGACGTGGCACAAAAGTAGATTTTGCGTCGTTTTTTGGATAgtcttttaaattttcacaTTTTAAACAGTAAGTTGATATAAATTCAGTCAAAATTTATTGAACCGTTATATCACTAGGCTCGGAATCCGACAACCAATCAGAAAGGTACATGGATACTTCACCACTACTTCAACAATAACTTTCTCCTACTCGTGTCACTATTGTCACTATGTTCGttccaaaatacaaaatttatagtttatttagtaTGGATCAaagatgtataaaatttttttattttagttactttaatgatcaaattttgaaacaatCAGATTTCTTTTGTAAGGATCTGGTTCGCTCTGTAATCGTAAAAATCAATACAcaattattcatattattatataacatttaaaatatttatattttaaaatagtatcAAGTGCTTGTGTGGTGCCCAGGGACAAAGGGACATGGATTGGATTTGATGCCTGTCCGGGATGGCGCCGACTGACGACACCCACCCGTAACAATCTGTCCCCCTCTCACATTCTCCCTTCTTTCCAT from Oryza brachyantha chromosome 3, ObraRS2, whole genome shotgun sequence carries:
- the LOC102708697 gene encoding protein LURP-one-related 6-like; this translates as MGAYTALTPIVSKIFCSNSQAVLMVRRRPPTVSGGGFVVTDRDQRVVFSVDGCGIIGASGQLIVRDGDGTAILFIHKKGGIVQALSINNWWKGYLMDYGEPSKLIFSLQDPKPLLCMNGDVRVTVEPKGRKRHWDYEVTGSFSQRACAVRSRAGHVVAQIGVKGMLVGKDFYHVVVQPGYDQAFVVGVIAILDNIHGESTRC